The Amblyomma americanum isolate KBUSLIRL-KWMA chromosome 2, ASM5285725v1, whole genome shotgun sequence genome contains the following window.
acacgtcaaccgcactgtaaggggagggataaaggagggagtgaaagaagaaaggaagaaagaggtgccgtagtggagggctcgggattaatttcgaccTCCCGGGGATCTTTAtcatgcgctggcatcgcacagcacacgggcgcttgagcgtttcgcctccatcgaaacgcggccgctgcggtcgggttcgtacccgggaactccggatcagtagccaagcgccctaaccactgagccatcgcggcgggtctaTTTAAAAAGTTACATCTCCCTTACTTACCGTGGTTTCAGCTGTCTTCCTTCGCATGTCTAATTGTACAGTGTTATGGTATAGTCGGCGACTCTGCGTTCTCAACGCTATGCCGTTCCTCAAGCAAAGCAACCGGCTGTCCCTGTCACACTGCGAATGGAAGGTTTCAGTGCTCTGAGGTGAACTTGCACTGTAACGCCGTGCCTAATACCGGCATTATGGCGCATTATAACCCCGACTGGTGCTGCTCCACGGAACTCGGAGGTATGGCACCGGCGTTTGAAAACTGCACTCCAAGaagcattcatcatcatcatcagcctgactacactcactgcaggacaaaggtctctcccacatctctccaattaaccctggcctgtgccagctgcggccattttACCTTCGGAAACTCTTTAATCGCATCCTCTAAACTCGAAATATTAATTCTCGCTAAGTTACCACTCATGCTTACGCGCTGAAGTCACGAGAACTGGCTTAAAAATATTTGGTTTCTGTCATTATTTGTGCTTTGCAATGCTTTGTTTTCCACTGGATAACTCCCACATTCAATTTAAGTCGTCACATGCGCTTAATATTGTTTCGCTATTTTGCCTCACCTCATTCGCTGCCTTCGAGTTTATCGCGAACGCACGCACGGGCTCCCAGCTGACGGGCAGCTGTAGTTTCCCGCTGGGAGCTTCGCTTCCAAACCTTTTACAATGCGTTCCTTGAAGCGACGCCACCGCAAGGTCCGAGAGCCTTAAACACCGACCGCCGACGGCGTACTGATGTGTGGGACTCAAGAGCACTGCCCGCGGAGTAGGTCCAGTAGTGCCCGTCGCTGCcgttgtgcgttttttttttttacttcgccaTGATACACTCAGCGAGGTGGCGCGGGCGTCTAGATCTGCTCCAACTTAACAGCTGCTATACGATGGCTCCTGAATGCAGGAACTACCAGCGTTGTCTGTAGCAGCGTTAACATGGTCCTATACTTcccgtgaaatgtgtgaaaaaatgaaattaaaattggtttttggggaaaggaaatggcgcagtatctgtctcacatatttcaatggacacacgaaccgcgcagtagggaagcgataaaggagggagtgaaagaagaaaggaagaaagagaggccgtagtggagggctccgggataatttcgaccacctgggaatctttagcgtgcactgacatcgcacagcacactggcgcctatgcgtttggcctccatcgaaacgcagccgccgctgtcgggttcaataccgggaactccagatcagtagccgagcgccctacccactgagccaccgcggcggggcataaaaTGTGTGTTATGCATGTTTTCGTGGGTTTGAGGCAGCACGTTCTGAATAGTGGAGATAGCCTTTGGCATGTAGTGATGATAGAGGTGTTTTCATAGCATCACTTTTTTGTCCTGGTTCTTTCATGCTGCATTGCCTAATATAATCACACGTCACTCACTAAAACTAACCTGTGCTATAGCGTGCAGAATATTTGTGTACCTGGTCTTGATTTGAGTCCTAAGTCACTTCTGCAATATTTTAACGACATCTAGGAAATTTAGTAGTAGCAAAAAATACATGGTTGCCAAGGAATATTAATTAAATTACAGCTCTGACACAAAATTGCTTAAAATATGTGAAGTGAATCGCACAACTGAACTAAAAATCAAACCAAATCAAAATTTCCACAATCTATATTTACTATTGCGTACAGCTTGAAGCGGCCCAGAATACGAGCTGATTTGATATAATTGATAGACATATAAGTGGATTATTACAATATTCCCTCAACTTTAGCTTACCTGGCAAACGCCGTGTTCGCACCGTTGGCCTTCCCCTCATAAAGTATGGCGTTCGTCTCACTTCCGGCTCTCGGCCTTCTGGCATTCTTGGAATGGCAACTCGATCATCTCGATTTACTTGAGTATTCCGGAACTTCCGCTTCCTGCATAGAAGAGAGCAGATAAATGCGTACATGTAGTCTGCAAAGCATCCGCGTACCGTTCACGATGTACGAGGTTTAGTTTGGTCACTTTTGTGGAGCGCCATTATTTCGGAACCTAAGCGGTACTGCTTCATCAGACTTCGCGCTTTAAAGAAACtgtgaggacaaattgaagtttgcTTGTACCTACAGATTTTCGTGTTCTGATGCTAATGAGGCCGCATTCTCTGAGAACTGTGCTTTTATAATCTTGGTAGAGTCGCAAAATGAAATACAAGTGCCACCACCACCGGCCGTTATTACAAGCAACCTGTGATGAATCTGCATTTTGTGCGGTTCTCTGACGTCTGGCTGCAAATCCGTTCACTTTTCTACTTTTTGGTACTGACGTCACAAGTATGCATCGAGTAGTGATGAAAAaaggttttatttttaattcaaaCTTTAAGAGTAAtcaatgcgtcttttgctgcaggCAGCCAAAAATAACCACAGAATCGTCTTTTATCAGGAACATAGATAAATTGAGTTGCCCTCGGCATCCCTTCAAACTGTAGTTGTAGCCGCTGTTGTGCACTGTGCTGCAGATTCATACTAGCTGGAGCACTTCCCACAGTTTCCGTCACATTCCGATCTCCTCATCACTGATTTTTAGTCTGCTGTGGACGGCGCAGCCGCCGTTCACAGGGCAATGTTTGGGAGTTTTTCATGCTTCCTCACTATCTCACTTGTTCGTAGAAGAATTTTTCAATCCTTGAAGAAAATTTCAGCTCTGTTCCTGAGTATTTCATCCTTCCACTGCATTCCAGGAACGCTGTTGTTCGCAGTAATATTATGTATTCGGGGCTTTTCTTTAGCTGAGGAACTTACAAGTTATAAACAAATGAGCAAGTTTCTGTTACCCACTAGAGCGTTTGAATTCACGGCATCTGGAACTCACTTGTCGCAAATGGGCAGGCAGTGTAAGACGATATACCACTGAAAGCGTTTTTTCGCCATTTTTATAACTTTGTTCCTGATAATGCATTGCTTAAACATCGTGACTTGTAAAGCACTTCAATTCTAAATGCACCTCGTTTTATCATTATCTCAGTCTTGTTAACTCTATAAAACATTCTAGGAGGTACAATTTGTCTTGGCTCTTAAGTCGTGGTGCGTGCGGAAAATCGTGTGGCGCGTGGGCACGGGCTCTTAACGCTTATGCTGTTTTCTCTGAAAAGCGTCAGTTTTTGGCGGAATCCCCGCATTTGGAAGCAACGAAGAGTAACCCAGTGTGCAAGGCAAGGTCAGCTTGATATCACCACCAGCTTGATATCACCGCCTAGTTTTTGGATAGCTCTACCTTTTCACCGTTTCTCCTATGAGGTCTGAACTTTGCACAGCACTACAGAACAGCTAAAAATTCGCTACAGCGTTGCCAGTCGGGTGATGTACTCTTCATAGATTGTCAATTGGCCGCTCCCCTCTGGGCTTCCCCCATCCTGCCGGGAAGCACTGGCCATGTTTAATCAGGTCGTCGTCTTTCCAAGGCAGGCAGATGGAGTGCAGTTTGTCCGTGAAGTGAGCCGACATGTCGAGCTTCACCAGGGCAAGCTCGTAGTTTCTGTTCACATGCGACGAGTTTGGAGGTGAGGAACACCGGCGCACGATCAACCATGTTCGATCTGGTTACTAAGATTTTAAATGCGAAGGCAATTCTAGAGATGCATCTTACCATTTCTCGGTTTGAAAAAGCGCGTGTGAATAGCTCGGTTAAAGCCTCAAAGATAAAGTCGAATATTGCTCAACTTGTCATAAAAGAGCCAGCGAAGCACCACGTAATCGAAAACGTTTGCACCATCcatagcactttttttttttttgagatgtCATGGCGTAGTTTTGAAACACTGTCACAATTTATTTAGCACTATAGCGTCTCACTGGAATCTGGCAGTACAGTTAAAATCAAATAAATGCGTTCACGTTAATATCTTTATATCCGGTTATGTTTTTATTGTAATTTCCGCAAGCCGACACGCACACTAGTAATGTTGACCAAGCTGCAGGAGCCTCGATTTCGACGGCGTCTGGGCTTCATCACGCGTCACGCGCGTTGCTGCACAGTAGTGAGTTTTGCCTCGTTTGTTTGCTTTATGGTTtcgttttatgggggtttaacgtcccaaagtgacgcgggctgtgagggacgccgtggtgaaaggctccggaaatttcgaccacctggggttcttcaacgtgcactgacatcgcacagcacacgggcctccagaatttcgcctccatcgaaattagaccgtcgcggccgggatctaacccgcgtctttagggttcTTGCCTCCTTTGTGTTATGCAAAAACGGGTGTGTACTGCAAAGGCCATGCCGTCGCGTAAGTCCTAAAACACGACGTTGGTGCCTTTCTGAAAGCAACCGTCACGTCCGATCATGGACAAGCCAACCTGAAATAACGGAGCGACGAGAAAAGAATGCTATATGTTCTCATGATTTCTCGATGCAACCATGGGCATTCAGACGAATCCTTGGAACACAACAAGGCGTAACAAAGGTATGTACAGGGTCAATCACACTCAGAGGGAACACGGCTCCGCGTGGCCAAGTACCTGCGGAGTGTCATTGCATCTAACCCGTTTATGAATCACTGCAGAGTGGCACACGAGAAGAAGGACCTTAACGCGGTGCTTCGCGTCATCTGCCCCTCTTCACGGGTTTGCTACCAGCTAAGTCGAAATAGTGTTCCGCGTGTTCGCAGCCGCTCGGAGCCGTGTTTCCTGTAAGTGTGATTGCCCCTGTACTTCGGCTCGGTGAGGAGGAGGAATTTATTTTATTGGGACAGCTGGAAGCTGAATAGGGATGACTAGACGAGCGAAGAGCCCAAAATGAGGGACCGATTGAGCAAGCGTAGCGATAGCACAGTATTCGCTTCTTCTTGAGCACAGTATTTTGCTCTTGTGTAGACCATATTCACCATAAGTGCGAACGTAAACGGCATTATAATGCTTATCCGAAAGCTGTCATGGTATATGTTGTTTGGTGACCCACAGTTTGGTGACTACCTTCATGATTGCATACCGAAATCAGATGTCACACGTAAAAACGCATGCACGTTCCGCATCACAAGCGAAGCAGCAGCGGGTTGAATACGTATGCATACTTACGCCGGCACGGACAGTTACTAAAAACTGTTGTCAAGCACGCTGCTTGTGTGAATTCATTTTTAATAAGTTCTAAACGAGATGTCCTTGCAGTCTGCTTTAAAAAGCATGGACAGTGCGCACCTGTCTAGTAGAAAATGCTGAACATCGGGGTTAATGTGTGTGGAGTATCATTAACAAGCAGTCTAAAGGAAGAAATGAAGCATAAGGTCTGACGAAATGCCATCCTTCCAAGTATTGAAGGTCATTTTAAGAATAATATTCAGAGAACAAGGCTTCCtcatggaagccgaaacgtccgTTTTCTTTTGACTGAAACCATTGGTCGGTGTTTCCTTTTTTCGGTTTAAATGATCCACCTAACGGGAACTATGTTACTGTTGATCCCCGTCCAGCAGTGCCCCAACTTGACACTTTGCTAAAAAGCGAGACCTAGTCCTCGCTTTTGTCCAGAGCACATAATAGTAACAAACAGGCCTGATTGGGTTGGTGCAGTATTGTAAGAACAGAGCTTGAGTCATAACAGGACGACTTGAAACGAACCTGAAGCGGAGATACAGTGCCGAAATGCAGTGCCAAGACAGAGTATTCGCCGCGGCAGCGTTCATTTGCTCAGTGCGCCGGCCCCTGTTGAATCCCTGCTGCAGCGCCACCATTGCTCTGTAAGCTTAAATGCATGTCCGCCTGCGCACTGAGGTACCAATTTACTCTAAGGAAACCTAGGGTTCCAACTCAATCGAGAACCTTGCTTTTCTGAGTGCCACATAACCTTCAATGTTACTTTGACATCAAAAAAATCCTTGAGTAAGTAAGCCTTCCAGGCCTCTTCCATGCGTCTTGTCTGTCATACTGTTTTGTGACTTAGAGAAGATACTGCAGATGCACGCTAATAAAACAATTTTTATCAGCGTCCGATTTCATTCGTGTCATAAGAAGGAGTGTATAGGTCGTAATTAATGTCGGCACTTGTATCTTCGTAAATTGACGGTGGTGTCGTTGCACGAAGCCTGCACTTCTCCGAATAAAGTACATGCGAGGCTGTGCATTTGCTGCTGTAGAATACCCGGCAGCTATCCTCGGGTCCTCGGCCGACGTAACTGTCTTTCAGGTACATCTCGCAAATGGGCGTCTCTGCAAAACACAGCAGTGATGCACCCGAAATGAGACACGGTAAATTTATAAACCTTCATAAAACACGTGGAGAGCAGGGTAGACGGGATGCTTGGCAGCACAAGGTTAACCATGGGCGGGAGGAGAGCCTCAGCCCGttagccaatgtttcgacaatTGGTCTTGCTTGCGAAGACGTATCCTCttgtcgaaatggcgcagtaaagcAATTTCATCCCGCCCCTAGCTGACACTGTACtgtcaagcattttttttttttttttcagtgatagcTGTATCCGAGAGTTCTGTGTTAcgcggcgccgccgtcgacgaaaCGGTCTGTCGTACGCGAACCTTCGCTTTCACCAGCCGCCTAAATATAATATCGCGCGTCTGGGCCGAATCCATGAGGAATATCTGGGACGAGTAATGGTCTCTGTCGGGGGTATGCAATATAGGTTTGCTAATGACGCTCTGGTTTGCTGATGACGCTGCATCATTGAATAGCTCTGGAAGTCACTTTCAGGAAATGTTTGAAGATCTGAAGAGGCACTGCAGAGAGGTAGGTTTGAAAATaaggcatgtgtgtgtgtgtgtggggggggggggggggaccaaaaTAAGTTAGTGTAATGCCTGGTAAATTTTTTCTAAGTAGCTCTTGTGCACAATAGTGCAACACAGGAATCATGACAGATTAGAAGATGGATAAACTGAGCAACAGCATGTTTGTCAGACATTTCCATGTGATGAATAGTAGCCTTGAAATATCAGTGAAAAGAATAGACCTAGTGCATTCTGCGATGGCTCAGCTATGAGGAAGAGACTTTTTAACACATAAAAAGTCTGCAATGGAAACTGTGAACACCTCAAAACGTGGTGGCAAAAGAGTGAATGTGCAACGATAACGGGCATGAAGATAGCAGCATAAATTAGACGGCAGACATGATACTTAAGGAAACGAAGTGGTGTAGGCCCGGTATATGTAATTCGTACAGAGGTGAGCACACTTTTCTACAGCGCTCAAGCGGTGTTTTACTCGGGAAAGGAACCAAAAACTTGAAGGAGATACTGAGTTTCTGAGGTTATAAAGATAATACTTGCTCTCGGGCGCAGGCGATGGGACATGCAAACCGTGGAGGCAAATGCATCTTCCCTCTAGTAAAGCAGCTGCgttaaaatttgtttttattttctccgTCGCACGCCTCTCGAACGCTGTAGAGAACCGTGCCCACCTCTGTACAACAGACAATCAGTGTTCAGTTGCAACAGCAAAACGCATAGTAAGAGGGAGTAAATATAGTTGCGGCCTGCAAGAGGTTGGGTCGtgtcgtaataaaaaaaaaaagttcaatgatgaaattggctgtggttttgcACAAGGCAGGATTAACAGGAGATTTTTGGGACATTTCTTTGTTATGAAGTGGGTTTCATCCAGCGGGACATGATTACGCAACTACTACTGGTCAGTCACAACCAGGAACAGCTGATTTCCCGTTGTCATTTCAGATAGTTTTAAGGCAATGCATGATAGAGCGAAACAGATTTGAGGCTGGCTTGTGCATTAAGCAAGTTTTCTTGCATCGAACAACTTCACAGATAGGAAGACAAAGCTGGTATGCAATACCACTTCGAAAATTCAGCTGTTGGCCTTAAATATAAAGCAATTTGTGAAGTGCTGCTTCAACTTCATTAAGATCAGTAATTTTGATGGTTTTCATGGTATTAGAATTACTAAAACCTTGTGCAATGAATGGCTGAAAGATTAAAATATCACTGCAATAAGACTTCTGTTCTGAATGGGGTGCTGCAAATCTCAAACCTGCAACATCAAGGGCTCTGATCAACAATGTATGAGTGTGCTAATGGAAGATTATGCACAATATTCAACACTGAGAGATGTGGTACGCACATATTTCTATCCTTAAGTCATTAAATCTTAGTGCTGTGAATGATTTAATACACTCGGCGACAACTTTTTTGGCAATGAAGAGAAAGCTGCATAGGCGGAGCGTCCGTAACTGTGTTACTGAGCCAAATAGTTTGCTTGCAAGACGCTGAGAGCCTGGACACCCATCGCGTTACTCCCTGCGTGTTTGCTTCGCTCAGTCGCTATTGTAGCAGGCGCCTTCTTAGGCAACTTCTTGTAACTGGACCGGTCTAAAAAATTGTATAATAATTAAACTGTTTTTCCAATGGCTGTCTAACGTTAGAAATTGGCACTTATTTTAGAAATGTGCCATAAATAGCAAGTATTGCCAATGTACTAAGTTTTAAGAGGAAATTGTTTACTTGGGACCAGGTTCTATATTATATTGTGCAGCAATACAAGGCGTGCTCCGGCTCTGTAGCTTTTGCTCTATTGCTAGGTAAACCTGTCACAAAATATATTTGCTTAAGTCAGTGATCACAATCCTGTAAATGGGTGATGCTATTGCCCGCACTCACAGTCATACTTCGAAAGCTCGCTGAATTACGCTAGATGCTGTTAGGCCATTTGGTTGATAGGAAAGTTTGGAAGTTGTGGCGAGGCATCACAATAAGGTTCCTTTTTGTCGCTGTTTTGACGTGCGGGCCATCTGTAGTAGAGCAACAATCCGGAATAGGCGAATATCTTACCCTACCTTTCATCTTGTGCATGAAAAGTCTGGCAGAGGCGACGCTTCAAAAACGGTTCTGTCGAAACATCGCTTTTCATGTGACGCTACAAAtacagagaattttttttttaattcgcctCAACTAAACAGAAACCAGTACTATTTGAGAGACTTGAGTTTTGGCAGGAATGGCGGAAACGTATAACGGCACGTCCTAAGATGTTTGTTAAGACCGCCGCGGCTAGAGAATGAACGGTTTTTGATGCGGTCATTTTCTCTTCCTCTCGAATCAGCGAACCATGTGAGCAGAACATCACCGCAACTCAGGTACTGTGTTGCACCATTTCAAGCTAGTAACGACGAAATTCCATCGGTTACTTTGTCTTACTCATTTTACTTACCCCTGGCCACGATATTGTTGTAGAGATTCACATAAAACACACTACAACCTCTTCCATCCCAGAACATCAGAGTATGTTGCTTCGTCAGCTCTAAAAGGTAAGGAATAACGAATTCAGTAGCCTGTAGGGTGCGAAGAAGGCAGCTGACAAATCGCTTAACTTAACACACGAATAGCTTATAAACACGTTTAGGACCAAAATTTTTCCAGCTGCTTTTGCGATATCACTTGGCATAATGCGTTCCGGCTACCGTGGGCAGCAGCACGTGAACGTAATAGGTTGCAGGCTGTTCGCGAAAATATGCATTGGAcctatttttgaagcgaaaatcttcactaggctcgtcaacaccgggcttcgtgtgagccacactacatatttgccacagctgcgcatgcgcgaaaggtatacccaaattgcAACCCTacgtatgaaaccttaagctaaaccacgagcatcgccacgaagcttttcgcttcgagatattcaggcttaacactttagctaaacctcagcccaactttttgtTCACATGGCTTATATTAAGGGAAGTTATAATTGTTTCACTTAGCTTgcctttatttcatttattttcagcaGCTTCAATATAGTTAAGGTGAGTGCTTTCTTCTACAAATAAATTcttgtaaataaatataaatataatTAGAAATACAAACAGAAAATACAAATAAAGGCAAATAAAAACATTATGTAAAGAATGTGATAAGACCACAAAGTTTTGGTTCCTTTTTATCGGTCGCTTTCGAAGTGAGGTGTACTAATATTTCGGAGTGAGGCGTACTATATTTGCATTTTACATCAACTTCTTCGCATTACGCACCTCAGCTGTCGAAGGATTTACCGCTAGCGGAACAAAAAAAGTCCAGAAGCTTAGCTTTACTGCCGGTCACATTTAGAAAAGGTTTGAGAGATTTTGCAATCTTTCCATTGCCATTTAAAATCCCCCGGAAACGATTATGGCTGCAAATACCTCGAAGTTTGTGAATGTAGTTAACGTACTTTGGACAAGTGCCGATTCTTTTTGTGACGGCCTCCACGGCACTTAATGCCCGCCTGGCCCTGTACACTTGTAAGGAGTATTACAGGCAATATAGCTTCTTTTAAAGAAGCCGAAAAGCTTAGAAAATTCACTTTTTTAGCTTTGCGAAGATAAAAGCGACACAAAGTAGAACAAGAAAATGGGCAGCTAGTTCTTTGTTGCGAAATTCTGCAAGCATCATGATTAGGAAACTATTCGTGACTTATATGCCCCTTTAAAAGCATCATCTCACGCATTTACTTGCAGGGGAAAAATCGCAACAGAGTGGTCTACTGCcccatttttttcctcttgaaTTGTATCCGCTGCAACATTACGTGGACCAGCACTGAAGCGTCTAAATACTCACTATATGGGTTCTCGACCAACATAGACACTGGTGGCTCTCTGCGCCACCTCTTCAGAAATTTTCCGGTCAGGGAGACGTTCCGTCTGAAGTTGCAATGAGCTTGATTTAAGTAGGCTTCATTGATGGCTCATACAAAAGCTTGTCGGAAAGAAATATATACGTACTCTCCTGCAAAGATTTCCCTGAACGTTTGCGTGAAATTGTATTCCTCCGTTGAGATGTTCTTCATGGTGTTGTATATACAAGTATACATAGTGGTGTCCTCGCCAGTATGCGAAGTTTGATAGAACCACAGCCTTTCAGTGGTGTTCAAAACCtgcaagaagaataaaaaatttCTATTTAAacgcggcgttttttttttgccggttcATATACATATTATTTGGAACCGCAAGTGTTACCTGGATCTAGGGGTTATGCAAACTGATCAGTAGATAAATCTCTGACAGGAACGACTCCAGCATGAAGGTTCTTAAACCGTGGGAGATTGAATTTGAGAGAAACCCAAGTCCAAGGCAAGAAACGGGAAAATTAAAATTACAGATTGGTCATAACATGATTTCCCTGCAGTGATGTCAAAGAATGGCAGTAACAGCTTCATGCAAGACTAAATGCGGCATAATTAGGCGAGCACCTTTCCCTGCCAACATGGCTCAGACCTGCCTGGATTACTTGAGAGTACTCGCCTTGTACATTCACGCGTCTGCAGTATCTCTTTAACTGCGTCCCCGCTAGCGTGAGCCTAGGGTTAGATAAATGGGTTGTCTTGCGTGGATgatgccaacaaaaaaaaaaaccgttgctGTCGGCTAGAAAAACAGGTTTGTTTTAGTCATATTTACCTACACACTTACTCCAACTTTCTGTGTTCACATGGTAaacaattatatttatttaaaacgCTTGTAGAGACTCAAAGCACACCGTAAACCTGCTGTTTTTTGAAAAGcatacctttgttttgagcactTATGTTTGCAAGGAAGCAACTGAAAACCCAAAGCAAAACACGACTGTGGACTATGTTAATACATATGAAGGCTGTCCAGAAAACACACGTGCTACACACGTTGAGATTACGTCTGCTTTGTGTAAAGCGCGAAAAACAATTTCATAAACTATCGCACTGGAGATTACGTGGCCTGGTGGTTCTTCGGCGCTTTATATATTTCTGATTTAAACATTTTGCGCATCCTCCGCGTTTACAATAATTTAATTATTAATTTTACGTATTATGTATATAATTTACTGCGCGTAAAAATGCTGTGCTTGCTCAAGGTGACTGCGAACAATACTATATTTAGTTCCATCCCGACGCCCTCTGCCACTTATCTTTATGACCTCAGATTATTttagctgaaacaccctgtatatgcgtgtgcaggggggggggggggcgcaaattTATTCTTAACTTTTGTGATAACGCAACAAAATAAACCCAAAGATTGAAAATATTTGATATAAAAAGACGTACTCTGTTTTACCAGTTGCATGGAGTGGCAATGGTGATGAGTCTGTGAAGCTAAGAAATGACAATACTGCATTTTATCCGCAAACTATATTAGCCTCAAGGCATATTAATCAGTGAGAACGGAGAACAAGACACATGTGCG
Protein-coding sequences here:
- the LOC144118344 gene encoding uncharacterized protein LOC144118344 isoform X1, producing the protein MKPYLALFLGCTLTIVKFSNGNDIRLTDGTPDLSELNIIEVLNTTERLWFYQTSHTGEDTTMYTCIYNTMKNISTEEYNFTQTFREIFAGERNVSLTGKFLKRWRREPPVSMLVENPYKLTKQHTLMFWDGRGCSVFYVNLYNNIVARETPICEMYLKDSYVGRGPEDSCRVFYSSKCTASHVLYSEKCRLRATTPPSIYEDTSADINYDLYTPSYDTNEIGR
- the LOC144118344 gene encoding uncharacterized protein LOC144118344 isoform X2, yielding MKLYLALLFGFPMMGTKLSNGNDIELSDGTPDISELNIIKVLNTTERLWFYQTSHTGEDTTMYTCIYNTMKNISTEEYNFTQTFREIFAGERNVSLTGKFLKRWRREPPVSMLVENPYKLTKQHTLMFWDGRGCSVFYVNLYNNIVARETPICEMYLKDSYVGRGPEDSCRVFYSSKCTASHVLYSEKCRLRATTPPSIYEDTSADINYDLYTPSYDTNEIGR
- the LOC144118344 gene encoding uncharacterized protein LOC144118344 isoform X3, which encodes MKPYLALFLGCTLTIVKFSNGNDIRLTDGTPDLSELNIIEVLNTTERLWFYQTSHTGEDTTMYTCIYNTMKNISTEEYNFTQTFREIFAGERNVSLTGKFLKRWRREPPVSMLVENPYKTPICEMYLKDSYVGRGPEDSCRVFYSSKCTASHVLYSEKCRLRATTPPSIYEDTSADINYDLYTPSYDTNEIGR